Proteins from a single region of Xiphophorus maculatus strain JP 163 A chromosome 22, X_maculatus-5.0-male, whole genome shotgun sequence:
- the emx2 gene encoding homeobox protein EMX2: MFQPTPKRCFTIESLVAKDNPVPASRSEEPIRPAALSYANSGQMNPFLNGFHSGGRGVYSNPDLVFAEAVSHPPNSAVPVHPVAPPHALAAHPLSSSHSPHPLFASQQRDPSTFYPWLLHRYRYLGHRFQGNETSPESFLLHNALARKPKRIRTAFSPSQLLRLEHAFEKNHYVVGAERKQLAHSLSLTETQVKVWFQNRRTKFKRQKLEEEGSESQQKKKGSHHINRWRLATKQASPEEIDVTSDD; this comes from the exons ATGTTTCAACCCACACCCAAGAGGTGTTTCACGATAGAATCGTTAGTGGCGAAGGATAATCCGGTACCGGCGTCCCGCTCAGAGGAGCCCATCAGGCCGGCGGCTCTCAGCTATGCAAACTCCGGCCAGATGAACCCGTTCCTGAACGGGTTTCACTCGGGCGGCAGGGGCGTCTACTCGAACCCGGACTTGGTGTTTGCAGAGGCGGTCTCTCACCCGCCGAACTCCGCCGTCCCGGTGCACCCGGTGGCCCCGCCACACGCGCTGGCCGCTCACCCGCTCTCCTCGTCGCACAGTCCGCATCCGCTTTTCGCCAGCCAGCAGCGGGACCCGTCCACCTTCTACCCCTGGTTATTACACAGATATAGGTACCTGGGCCACAGGTTTCAGG GCAACGAAACGAGTCCGGAGAGCTTCCTTTTGCACAACGCGCTGGCCAGAAAGCCCAAAAGAATCCGGACAGCTTTTTCCCCCTCGCAACTCCTGCGGCTCGAACACGCGTTCGAGAAGAACCATTATGTGGTGGGAGCGGAGAGGAAGCAGCTCGCCCACAGCCTTAGCCTCACAGAAACTCag GTAAAAGTGTGGTTCCAGAACCGAAGGACGAAGTTCAAGCGGCAGAAGTTGGAGGAGGAGGGCTCGGAGtcgcagcagaagaagaaaggctCGCATCACATAAACCGCTGGAGGCTGGCGACCAAACAGGCGAGCCCGGAGGAAATTGATGTCACTTCGGacgattaa